In Microcella indica, the genomic window CGAAGAACTGGGTGAGGTTCTGGCCGGTGCGCAGCAGTTCGCTGTACCCCACGATGTAGGCGAGCGAGGTGTCTTTGAGCAGCACCACGAGCTGGGCCACGATGATCGGCAGCATGGTGCGGAATGCCTGAGGGAACTCGATAAGGAATCGTGTGGCGACGGGAGTCAGCCCGAGGGAGAGCCCAGCCTCGCGCTGACCGGAGGGCAGAGCACTGATACCCGCCCGGAGCGCTTCGCCGATGATCGCGCCGTTGTAGAGCGCGAGAGCGGTGACCCCCGCCCAGTAGGTGCCCGTGGAGAACACGAGGAGGGCGAACAGCATCATGAGCAGCACGGGCATGCCGCGGAAGAATTCGAGCAGGACCGCGACGGGCACGCGTATCCCGGGGCTCGCGGCGGTGCGGCCGAAGGAGAACAGCACCCCGACGACGAGGGCGAGCGCGGCGGCGGCGCCGGCCATGGCGAGCGTGTTGAGCGCGCCTTCGCCGAGGCTGCGCCACAC contains:
- a CDS encoding amino acid ABC transporter permease, with protein sequence MTVSVLYDVPGPKARRRSVMTSIVGTIAIVAGLAWLIATLAGERTTVAGATLPGLFDPSRWDIFNDIVVWRSLGEGALNTLAMAGAAAALALVVGVLFSFGRTAASPGIRVPVAVLLEFFRGMPVLLMMLFALLVFSTGTYWAGVTALALYNGAIIGEALRAGISALPSGQREAGLSLGLTPVATRFLIEFPQAFRTMLPIIVAQLVVLLKDTSLAYIVGYSELLRTGQNLTQFFGNRYAFSFFFIVLAMYLAMNLLLSWVARIISHRTSSRGGALVAADASAEQLPEGVGGVDAGEASRR